One genomic window of Medicago truncatula cultivar Jemalong A17 chromosome 1, MtrunA17r5.0-ANR, whole genome shotgun sequence includes the following:
- the LOC11434475 gene encoding L-galactono-1,4-lactone dehydrogenase, mitochondrial: MLRPLLLKRSLHLRHHHYHTLTPSHSHPLRTLTTITPPNPFLRRFSSLPAEPNTDAETRKYLGYAALLLFCGAATYYSFPLPDNAKHKKAQIFRYAPLPEDLHTVSNWSGTHEVQTRHFHQPESLDQLERVVDEAHRSKTRIRPVGSGLSPNGIGLSRIGMVNLSLMDSILEVDKEKKIVRVQAGIRVQQLVDGIKEHGLTLQNFASIREQQIGGIIQVGAHGTGARLPPIDEQVIAMKLVTPAKGTIEVSKEKDPELFYLARCGLGGLGVVAEVTLQCVDRQELVEHTFVSTMDEIKKNHKKLLSENKHVKYLYIPYTESAVVVRCNPVSKWKGPPKFKPKYTKDEAIQHVRDLYRESIQKYRVEGSRNKSSDDDEQNIDELSFTELRDRLIALDPLNKNHIVKVNQAEAEFWKKSEGYRVGWSDEILGFDCGGQQWVSETCFPAGKLATPSMKDLEYIEELKKLIEKEEIPAPAPIEQRWTASTRSPMSPASSPSQDDIFSWVGIIMYLPTMDARQRKDITEEFFHYRHLTQAKLWDNYSAYEHWAKIEVPKNKDELIALQARLRKRFPVDAYNKARNELDPNKVLSNNKLEKLFPQSETI; this comes from the exons ATGTTGAGACCTCTCCTTCTGAAACGTTCCCTACATCTCCGCCATCACCACTATCACACTTTAACTCCTTCACATTCCCACCCTCTCCGAACCCTCACAACCATCACACCCCCAAACCCCTTCCTCCGCCGATTCTCCTCTTTACCAGCAGAACCCAACACCGATGCTGAAACCCGCAAATACTTGGGCTACGCCGCCCTCCTTCTCTTCTGCGGCGCCGCCACTTACTACTCCTTTCCCTTACCGGATAACGCCAAGCACAAGAAGGCTCAGATCTTCCGCTACGCTCCATTGCCGGAGGATCTCCACACCGTTTCCAACTGGAGTGGCACCCATGAGGTCCAGACTCGTCATTTTCATCAGCCTGAGAGCCTTGACCAGTTAGAGCGTGTTGTTGATGAGGCCCACCGGAGTAAGACGCGAATCAGACCTGTTGGCTCGGGTCTTTCCCCGAATGGGATTGGGCTATCGAGAATTGGGATGGTGAATTTGAGCTTGATGGATTCGATATTGGAAGTTGATAAGGAGAAGAAGATTGTGAGAGTGCAGGCTGGGATTAGAGTGCAGCAGCTTGTCGATGGGATTAAGGAACATGGACTTACTCTTCAGAATTTTGCTTCCATTAGGGAACAACAAATTGGTGGCATCATTCAG GTTGGTGCACATGGCACTGGTGCACGTTTGCCTCCTATTGATGAACAAGTCATTGCTATGAAACTGGTCACCCCTGCCAAGGGGACAATAGAAGTCTCCAAAGAGAAAGATCCAGAGCTGTTTTATCTTGCTCGTTGTGGTCTTGGAGGACTTGGAGTTGTGGCTGAAGTCACCCTACAGTGTGTTGATCGACAGGAGCTTGTGGAGCACACATTTGTCTCAACCATGgatgagataaagaaaaatcacaa GAAATTGCTATCTGAGAATAAGCATGTCAAGTACCTTTATATTCCTTATACTGAGTCTGCCGTGGTTGTGAGATGCAATCCTGTTTCAAAGTGGAAAGGTCCTCCCAAGTTCAAGCCAAAATATACTAAAGATGAAGCCATACAGCATGTCCGCGACCTTTATAGGGAGTCCATCCAGAAATATAG AGTAGAAGGATCTAGGAACAAATCATCAGATGATGATGAACAAAATATAGATGAGCTTTCTTTTACAGAATTAAGAGATAGGCTAATTGCCCTAGACCCACTTAATAAAAATCACATCGTCAAGGTCAATCAAGCCGAGGCCGAGTTCTGGAAGAAGTCAGAAGGATACAGGGTTGGATGGAGTGATGAAATATTGGGCTTTGATTGTGGAGGCCAACAGTGGGTATCAGAGACATGTTTCCCTGCTGGAAAGCTTGCAACACCAAGCATGAAAGATCTTGAATACATTGAAGAGCTGAAGAAACTTATAGAGAAAGAAGAGATACCTGCTCCTGCTCCAATTGAGCAGCGCTGGACAGCTAGCACCAGGAGTCCCATGAGTCCTGCCTCAAGCCCCTCACAAGATGATATATTTTCTTGG GTTGGTATAATAATGTACCTCCCTACCATGGATGCTCGCCAGAGAAAAGATATAACTGAAGAATTCTTTCATTATAGGCATCTAACTCAGGCAAAATTATGGGATAATTACTCTGCTTATGAACACTGGGCAAAGATTGAG GTTCCAAAGAACAAGGATGAACTTATAGCTCTCCAAGCAAGGCTGAGAAAGCGGTTTCCAGTGGATGCATACAATAAGGCAAGAAATGAATTGGATCCCAATAAGGTTCTTTCGAACAACAAGTTGGAAAAGCTCTTCCCACAATCAGAAACCATATGA